The DNA sequence TGTTTTTGCTCGATCGAAATCTCCCTTACTTCGATCAAAGTCCGCCTGCATCGCCTTTAGCTGTATTTCAAAATCAGTTTGATCAAGTCTGGCGAGCACTTGATTTTGTTTGACATGATCACCTTCTCGAGCAGGCAATTCTGAAAGTGTCCCCCCAACTCGAAAGGCCAAATCGACCCTTCTATTAGATTTCACCACCCCCGAGAACTCTCTTGTGTTAACAGCATTCTGTAAAACTACCGTCACCGTTCGTACAGGCCGAATAGCTTCCTTTTCAGGTGTGGAGTCAGATTTTGAACAACCACTTAACTGAAGTACCAATAAGCTGACCAGCATCACCAGATTTAACTTCTTGTACATTGTGGCTCACCTTGTGAACAAGTATTTAACATAAACCAACCCAATCAAGTGCCAGATTTCCTGGCCACCCCCTTAACCAGACTGAATGCATCACCATGTGCATGACAAGATGTCGTCACACTGTGTAACTAACAAGCTTAGATTAGAAACAGCACCCTTAAGAAAGAAAAGTTGACTAAATAAAACCTCAATCGCACGAGGTAGGTGTAAACGCAGGGGCTGAAGAAAGGAGCCTATTACATTAATGGATTCAAGAGACTCTTTTATGGGGCTCAATATTGCTAAGACTTTGTGGTGATCAGCTGTATTGGTTAATCATTTTGAACAGACATTTCATCTTCTGAAATCGTGGGCACATACATCTTGCACAGCTGATTCTGCTCAGTGTAATTAGAAATCAAGGGGGCCAAAAATCTCTGCACATTTAGATTTACCTCTGGCACAATCTCAACTGCCAATGCATTACCAGAACAGGGCACCAGCCCCGTTCCGACTCCCGACAATTGCGACAGTGTATGCACACCCGTTGTTGATAGAGATAGATAGCCCGATCGGTTCTGTATTACGCTATTTTTACCCCACTGATTTATATTTATCGTCTTTATTTTTATGGGGGCAGTGAGAGATCTGTCCTATCGAAAAATAGCCGTATAGAGTTCACCATTAACATCAATTGAACCCCGGTACATACCCGGCGAGTTAAAGCTAAACACCACAGCCCCCTGCGGGCTCATGCCAACAATGCCGCCCTCGCCTTTCATATCGACCAGCTTTTCCATTACCACAGCGTCTGCTGCCTGCTGCAGCGATTTACCCTGGTACAGCACCCGGGCACAAATGTCGTGAGCCACCGCAGCGCGAATAAAGTATTCGCCATGGCCTGTGGCGGAGATTGCTCCGGCGTTATTGTCCGCGTAGGTGCCTGCACCGATCACCGGAGAGTCGCCAATGCGACCGTATTTTTTATTGGTCATGCCACCGGTGGAGGTCGCCGCTGCGAGATTACCGAACTTATCCAGCGCGACAGCACCTACGGTGCCGAACTTTTTATCGTCGGGCCATTTGCCATCATCGTAAGCGGCTGCCTTATCCGTTTCATCTTCCGACAACACAGAGCCGTCCGGATCTTCCGCCAATACTTTCATTAACTGGTTCCAACGACGCTCCGTTTTGAAATATTCCGGGTCAACGATTTCCAGCCCTACATATCGGGCGAACTGCTCCGCACCTTCACCACTCAGCATGACATGGTCAGATTGAGTCATCACCGCCGCCGCCAGTTTTACCGGGTTTTTCACCATCGATACGCCAGCCGCTGCCCCTGCGTTTAGGGTGTTGCCTTCCATAATAGAGGCATCCATCTCGTTGGTTTTGTGGTGGGTAAAGACCGCCCCTTTACCAGCATTAAACAGTGGCGAATCTTCCATCACCACAATGGCGGCCTGCACAGCTTCAACACTGGTGCCACCGTTCAGCAACACCTGATGACCTGCCCGTAGCGCCTCGGCCAGCGTGGCGTGATACTGCTGCTCCAGCTCAGGGGTGAGGTTCTCTTTTAAAATGGTGCCGGCCCCGCCGTGAATTGCTATGGCGAACGGTTGCTCCATTTTCTGATTTGACTCTTCCATCTCACAACCTCCCAACACACTCAATGACATTGTCAGTATTACCGCAATAATTTGTTTCACGCTACCGATCTCCTAAATCCCTTAAGAACCCCCAGATACTAAAGCCTGACTGGCGATCGCAACCTATCTAATATTTACTCACGCATTCTCCACCAGAGCTACCACACTTTACCTTTAATCCAGATAAAATAAAGGCGGCCAATGGCCGCCTCCACTTACAACATATGCTTCAAAGTGCATCCATTAAAAATGCGCCGTAAAGCCTACGTAAGGTCCGTCGATGGTCAGGTTGGTTTCCAGGTCACCCAGATCATCCAGATCCAGGTTCAGACGGCGGTAACCAGCTTCCACTCCCACATCAAACGCCACCAGGAAAGAGGCTTTCCAGGCAACAGCTGCCGAAAAATCGGTAATGCTGTCGCCGCTGTAGCTGATCACATTGGCATCGGCCTTCAGGGAGAAACCGGTCAGCGGCAGGTCGATTTGACCTTTCACATAGCCCATCGGCAACAGAGTATCCAGATCAATGGTTTCTGACTCGGACATGGACATTGCGGTCAGGTCACCCTTGTATTGACGAAGGGTTAAACCGAGATCCAGATTCAGCCAGTTATCGAGAATTTCGTAGTAGAAAGTCGCGTCAGTCTGGGTCAGGTCAAAATCGGTCATCAGGGCTTCCCCTGAAGTGAAGTTGATATCGTCAAACTGTACATCACCAGCCAGGGTTGCATTACCGGTGGTGGAGAGATCAGTTTGTTTCAGCATGATATTAGGTACCAGCGGTACCGGATGCTCCAGAGCGACGTATAGAACGTTGTTCTTCTCGTCATCGAAACCCAGGGTGGAGAAGTCTGTATCGGTAATACCGATTTTGCCACTCAACCCGGAACTCCACTGACTGGCACCAGCATAAACACCCAGCACAGTATCTGCCTGCGCCGCACCTGATAACAGGGCCATCCCCAGCCCAAGCGCTATTACATTTCTTTTCATTGTTTTCGTTAGCCTCCAAAAGCTATGGGTAACAGGCCCGAACTCTATGTTGTGCGGGCAAAAAAATCCGGAACCAATTCCACAAATTTCGTGATTGTTTTCAAATTGAATGGTGTAGGGCTGCAAGGTTCACTAAGTAAAAGTCACCGCCCGGGATTACCAGCCCAGCGTTTCCTTAATAAAAGGAATGGTCAATTTACGTTGCGCTTCCAGCGATGCGCTATCAAGCTGATCCAAAGCGACAATGAGCTCAGCAACCCCACGGGCACCATGATTAAGCAGATACCGGGCGGAATTTTCCCCCAACTCCATACCACGCAGCTCGGCGCGAAAACGCAACAAAGCGATTTTGTCTTCATCGGTAAGGGCAGGTAAATGAAAGGTAACACCCCAACTCAGTCGCGACTGCAAATCCGGCAATTCAACGCCCAATTCACGAGCGGACGCATTGGCCCCTACCAGCAGGCAGTTGCCGTTGTCGCGAATTCGGTTAAAGAAGTTAAACAGGGCCTTTTCCCAGTTCGGTTGGCCAGCTACAGCGTGGAGCTGATCAAGGCAGACCAGGTCCAGGTGCTCCAGCCCTTCCAGCAGAGCTTCCGGTGGATAATCCACCAGCTCTACCAACGGCAGATACTGAACCTCCAGCCCCAAATCCAGCGCCTGATGGCAGGCACCTTGAAGCAAATGTGTCACGCCACTGCCAGACGCCCCCCACAGGTATACAAATGGCTCGGCAGCTGTCAGCAGCCGCTCCTTGAGTAGTGCAACCGCGTGAGCTTGCGGCGATTGTTCAGGCGCATAGAAATTGCTGAGTGTCGCCTCATCATTGAGCGCAACTCCCAGGCTCAACTGGCGTGGACTGTCTGTCATGATGTTGTTCATTTATCTACAAACTGGTGGCGACTTAGCGTGTCACCGGTCTCCAGCGAAAAAATAAGCTCATCTCGTCGGTAGTCAGATCGGTGATCTCCGCGAGTTTTGGGTCGCGACGCAACAGGTCACGCAACTTTGCCGGGCTGCCATCAATGGCCATGCTCAGATCCAGCACATTGCCATTAGCTGCCACCAGGCGTACCGAGCGAACCATTTCCAGCCCTTCAAAGTGGCTGATTACCGCCTGGTACTCTTTATAGTTATCCACCGACTCAAGACGCAGGGCTACCTCTTCGGCGTTCTGCTTGGGAACAAAAGTATACCCTTGAGAGACTCGATCCACCGACCAATCAACGGCTTTGTCGATCAAGTCTTCCAACGAGCCAGCAATCAACGCTTCCCGATCACTGTGTACGCCCGCTTCCACCTGAATGGATGCGCGATACTCACCACTGTTGGTGCGATAAAAACTCAGCACAGTCCAGTGGTCGGTGTCGTAGCGTTGAGCAGCTTCGGTAGCACGCTCGGCGTTTTGATCCCAGGCATCTCTGGCCGACAGGTTGAGTTGGTCTTCCAGATCCAGTAATGGCAAACGCAGTGGCGCGGCACGCTCAGCCATCTTGCGCTCTAACAATTCGTAGGCCTCCGGCATCAGCTCACGGCTGACATG is a window from the Porticoccaceae bacterium LTM1 genome containing:
- a CDS encoding isoaspartyl peptidase/L-asparaginase, with the protein product MKQIIAVILTMSLSVLGGCEMEESNQKMEQPFAIAIHGGAGTILKENLTPELEQQYHATLAEALRAGHQVLLNGGTSVEAVQAAIVVMEDSPLFNAGKGAVFTHHKTNEMDASIMEGNTLNAGAAAGVSMVKNPVKLAAAVMTQSDHVMLSGEGAEQFARYVGLEIVDPEYFKTERRWNQLMKVLAEDPDGSVLSEDETDKAAAYDDGKWPDDKKFGTVGAVALDKFGNLAAATSTGGMTNKKYGRIGDSPVIGAGTYADNNAGAISATGHGEYFIRAAVAHDICARVLYQGKSLQQAADAVVMEKLVDMKGEGGIVGMSPQGAVVFSFNSPGMYRGSIDVNGELYTAIFR
- a CDS encoding TIGR04219 family outer membrane beta-barrel protein codes for the protein MKRNVIALGLGMALLSGAAQADTVLGVYAGASQWSSGLSGKIGITDTDFSTLGFDDEKNNVLYVALEHPVPLVPNIMLKQTDLSTTGNATLAGDVQFDDINFTSGEALMTDFDLTQTDATFYYEILDNWLNLDLGLTLRQYKGDLTAMSMSESETIDLDTLLPMGYVKGQIDLPLTGFSLKADANVISYSGDSITDFSAAVAWKASFLVAFDVGVEAGYRRLNLDLDDLGDLETNLTIDGPYVGFTAHF
- the hda gene encoding DnaA regulatory inactivator Hda encodes the protein MTDSPRQLSLGVALNDEATLSNFYAPEQSPQAHAVALLKERLLTAAEPFVYLWGASGSGVTHLLQGACHQALDLGLEVQYLPLVELVDYPPEALLEGLEHLDLVCLDQLHAVAGQPNWEKALFNFFNRIRDNGNCLLVGANASARELGVELPDLQSRLSWGVTFHLPALTDEDKIALLRFRAELRGMELGENSARYLLNHGARGVAELIVALDQLDSASLEAQRKLTIPFIKETLGW
- a CDS encoding DUF2066 domain-containing protein; its protein translation is MLIRSAGLAIRSWILPLILLCTAFASHAVEVKGLYEVAVKVEDQSALERTKGTRAGLAQVLVKVSGRSDVVNHSAVKDALNRADSYRLQHSYDHQPATLTAPEYLNLKLRYDETQIRRLLRRAQLPIWPSNRPEILFWMVTDLPNEGRLHVSRELMPEAYELLERKMAERAAPLRLPLLDLEDQLNLSARDAWDQNAERATEAAQRYDTDHWTVLSFYRTNSGEYRASIQVEAGVHSDREALIAGSLEDLIDKAVDWSVDRVSQGYTFVPKQNAEEVALRLESVDNYKEYQAVISHFEGLEMVRSVRLVAANGNVLDLSMAIDGSPAKLRDLLRRDPKLAEITDLTTDEMSLFFRWRPVTR